ataccaaatgatttatATCCATGCATCCTAACTGTCCGTTATtcctttgcttttgtcttttcaaTTCGTTTATTTCCTAAGTTTTAAGTACATCTTAGTAACATATATCCACAAACTACACAAATCAAAATGTGTACCTGAATCCACAAAGTGATACACCCATGTATCCACAAACACATTTAGAAGTAGAACTTCGTAGAGCCCCCTGCCTGAGGAGCCATTATTCCAACTTCCACTACCATATACTGACTTTGACAGTCTTAACGATTATGAATTATAGAGTACATATTGTTTCTGTCTTGGCTTTTTCACTCTAACTACGTTTGggagcagaagctttttattttgatgtagtcccacttgttcattgttgcttttgttgcttgGGTTTTGGGCGTCACATCCATAAAATCATAGCCAAGGCTAATATCAAGGAGACTTTTCcctgtgttctcttccaggagttttatggcttcaggtcttatatttaagtttttattccattttgagttaatttttgtagatgGGGCAAaataggggtccaatttcattcttttccatgtgaaattccacttttcccagcaccatttgttggggAGACTGCCTTTTCTTCTTGAGTGTTCTTGACTCTTGTCAAGAGATATATTTGACAAGATATTCTTAGCTGATATATTAGCTGACTATAGATGCATGGATTTATATCCAGGCTCCCATATCTGTCCCCTTGGTCTAGGTGTCTGTGTTTAGGCCAgtgccatattgttttgattactatagttttgtaatctattttgaaataaggaaCTGTGGTATCTCCTGCTTTGTTCTCCTCattgaagattgctttggctgttggTTGCTATGCCACAACCTTTATGAAAGGGAGCGTGACAATAATGAGCAAGATTACATGTATTTTCACCCTTTATTCAGCAATAGTGCATCTAGGGATCAATTTCAAagatatattgataaatattgcTAAAGATTATGTCACAATTTTATTCATTGTGGCtgtattcataatagccagaatAGAAACAACCAAAGTGTGCATCAATAGAAGACTAGCTGACTAAATTATGGTACCTTCACACAGTGGCATACTCTATAACTGTTGCAAGGAGTGGGAGATGTCTCTACATTGCACTATGGAGTGGTCTCATGGATACtgggtgttgttgtttttttttcagatttactgaggtataatttgtacaaaaaaaaaaaaaaaaaaaacaaccctgcacATAGTAATGTATACGATTTCACGAGTTTGGGTATATGCACACATCCAGGTAACCATCTCCATGATCAAGGTAATAAACATACCCATCACCTCTAGGAGTCCTTCTGTGTcccttcattattttgttttgtttctgctttcttgTGATAAGAAAACTTAACATGAGATTTACCCTCTTAACATATTCTTAAATGGACAATACCTCTTAAGAAAAACATCGAATACAGTCAAACTTATGGAAATAGacaatagaatggtggttgccaggagaggagggaaggggaataTGGAGAGTTGTTTAATGGATATAAAATTGCGGTTATTCAAAATGAGTatgttctagagatctgctgtataACATGGTGCCTATACATAACAATGAAGGCtatgtttttaagtgaaaaaaggcaaagtggaggggagagggttgggaggacagagtaactgggtgatgaacattaaggagggcacatgatgtaatgagcactgggtattagataagactgaggaatcaccgacctctacctctgaaaccaatattacattatatgttaattaattgaatttaaataaaattttaaaaagggcaaagtGAAAGAGTTTATATAGAGGATGCAGCACTTATCTAAGGAGGAGAGAGTATATtgaatgtctctctctctgatgagaGATACAAATCTGATGGCTGGGAAGTACCAGTTGCTCCATTCCTTCAGACTTCAAAGAATCTGTTGAATATGCTGCTGCATGGGTTTTGCTTATCCTGGTGTCCCCACTTCCCACTTCTACCCAATGTTGGCTGTCTCTGAAAACACATGTTCACCCACAAATACTTCTGACAATTCATTGTGCTCAATATTTGTTCCAGATCATTccattttttcattaataattaataCTTTCCCTACATGTTAAGCTCTTCTTGGCCAGAAACCAGTGGTGTCAGGCCTTGATGGCCCTGCAGGGTTCACGTGACCTACTATTGAAGAGGTGCCTTTCTGGGCAAGGACTGAAAGTGGCAGAATACTGGACGGGACTCATACTGGAACATAAGAGCCAACTTAATTTTTCAGGAGTTCTGCAAGCCAGCTGTTGAACACAGCTGTTTTAAAGactaaattatataaagtatCAATTACAAGACATGCATTAtactggaaacaaacaaacaaaaaaaaacaaaaagcaaaaactcatcaattttttattatttttcctacaCTTTCCTGTTACCTATGTTCTTCAGGTTATGCCCATTTGTTGTACCTGCCCATGTATTGTACCTGAAAATGCATCCCTTCCCAACTCTGCACTAATTGACCTGGTGtcagtagcttgaaattggcaaatgctacaacaAAGGGCATTTCCCCTcaagccaccccctcccccagagagcCTGTTGTTAAACACTTACAGGCATACCCCTGGTTGAAATTGATCCACTCTGCAGATACTCTCATGTGGTGGATATCCTCAGATCCAAACAATGCCGTTGTAGAACACATGAGAGTCGAGGCCTAACTCACACTATTTATTCTACAAAGTGATGTTTTGAATCTGTGAACTGGAGGAGTACATGACAAAATAGATGGATATTTCCTCATTTATGACAAAGTCCTAAGATGCCCATAATTTGCCACCGtgaagaggctttttaaaaaggcataaaaagcAGTGTACCCACACAAGTGCGCTTGTGTGCATGCATTTATGGGGTGTGGGGAAGTGGAGTGGCAGGGGGGGCTGAAGCATCAGTATCAGGCCTAAAAGGTTCTGCATAGAAGGACAGGCGGGACTCAGAAAAATGAAAGGGTACAGGACAAAGGGGCTCACTCCTTCTCCCAGTCTCCatcactttatttctcttttcctccctcttctcatgCCACATCCTTTAACCCCAAATAGAATTTCCCTTTTACCAATTCAGCTGTGAGACTGTGGCGCACCTAGGATGCAGTTGCACAACAGGGCTTTAGTCCTTTTCCACGTGACACAGCTTCCTTCCTCTGTGATTATGTGGGCTTGTTTATCTAATATCTGGGAGAAGAGGGGTTTCGGGTCACTGCTTTAAGGGGCAAatcagggaagggaggaaagctTGAGATGGATGTCAGTCTTCCCCTATGTGCCAAGTGGCTTTGCATGTTTAGCTGGGATTAGATAAGGCTGATTAGAAGCCTGACTTCTCAAGGCCTGAAAGCATAAGTTGTCATCACCATCAGTCATCTTGGGTAAATATGAGGGAggcaaggaaggagggagaaaacacAATGGGAAATAGCGACGGGGCATATCCAATTGAGCTTTCTGCCTTTGGGGCAGGGTCGCCAGCTCTTCCTTTGTTTGGAACATCAGCAGAGGACTGAGAAACAAGTGGAGGTAAGATCGGATCCACTACTACATGTTGTTACCTTGAGTACAAAACAAAGAGACTATTTTTGAGACTCTTCTGACTGGATGTCTGCCTCTTCAAACTTTGAACCTTTCATTCAATGGTttagatatatagagatagatagatagatagatagatagatagatagatagataacttTTTAGAAGGTAAATTATTAGCTAATTCAGGGCCTGGTAAAGAGAAGGGAGTCCTCTCCCACCCATCTTTGGctaaaaatttcccccaaaacacTTGTGCAAGTGGGGGGTAATAATGCCTAGCTCAGAGACCTGCTGTGAGGCTATATGTCTTCAGCATACAGGGGGCACAAAATCAAGAAATGATATTGATTCTTCCTCATATTTCATGGGTCCTTCAAAAATAGGCTCTGGGTCTAATTCACCTCCCCTCTTTGATTCTTCTGGCCCTGGTTGGCTTCAGTGTCCCCCACTGTAAAATACACATTGGACTAGAATCAGCCTGGCATTCGCTTGGTCATAGTTGGCCTGAATGGATGTTTTCCTTGGCTCATGTAGAGGTCTTAAAGAGGAAACCAgagccaacattttaaaattgagatattttacgTAGATATCTGGAATtccattttctcttgaaaaatcaggAGATGTGGCAATGCAGAGTCTACATTCCTGCATGGCAACAATCGGCTAGAGCCAGGTGCCACCTGGCCCCTTAGGTAGAAAATGCACTGTCAGTTGACCAGAGCCTATCTGGGCTGTTCCACTCATTTATAAGACCTGCTTGACCCTGCAGACAACTCAATTTGGGGCCCTATGGACAGCTGGAAACAGTCTGTGCCAGGCAGAGGGTAGGCACTTACTTGCTCAATGAGTAAAAACCCTTAAcgcctttttcttttccccactaCCATTTTCTTCTCTAGTCGTGTTACGAAATCCCAGTTATTGAGTAGGGGGATTCTCACTTTGGAAAGCAAATTGAACAAGTCCACCAGAGTCAGGATGGTCTACGTTATACTGTGGTAACAAACAACACCTATATCTCACTGCCTTACAACAACAAGGGTTTACTATTTGTTCACACACATAAACCTAGATACAAAATGAAAACGTCCTTGTATTTTGACAAGCATGGATACGTACATGAGTGCACAGCTATGTTTGCGGTCACAAGTCAAATGAAAACTCTGGCATATGAATGTATGACCTTTCAGAGAACCCTATTGAGAGAATGATCAGCTTCAGTCGCACAAAAAGGCCCCAGAATCCAAGGCAGTAAGGGATGGCGGTACAAGAATATCCACCCTCAGCCAAAAATTGCCCCCTATAATAAAAAGGGCCTGAAAAAGCCTGTAAAAGAACctgcaggttaaaaaaaaaaaacatgttaagcATACTGGACATTAAACACTTTGCAAATGCATAAATAAGCAGTACTCTAGTGAGGCCTTCTCTTCTGGGCTTCTAGCTCAAGAGGGAGATGCACCCCAGATGTCCAATAGGCAGAGAAATAGTGGTGGCTGGCCTGGGTCTCAGAGAGGGGCTAGGAGGCTGGAGTCCTGTATCTCCAGCAGGAGCTGCAGATAGAAAGGAAGGCATCAGAGCCAGGTCAGATCCATTTCCTCTCCTGGCTCCCCCCTCTTTTTTGTTCCACCCAATCTAGGCTTTGTCACCTGGACTTACAGACTACAGCACAGAACTCTTCCTCGCTGATTTGCTCATCTCAGGTCTTGCCTCCTCCAGTCCCTCCATCAGAGCCACCACATTTCTTTCTGTTGAGCCCAATATCTTTGAATATACTCCTCCCTAGCTCACACATTCCCTGCCTCCTCACCACGCACAGTTTCTGGTCTAGCCCCTAAGCCTGGCATTCCAGACCTCTGTGATTGGCAGCCTCTCCGGCTTCGCCCCCTTCTGTTCCAGCAGTTCCTCCTTCACTCAGGTTGCTGCTTCACTCGTGCACCATACCCCATCCAACATTTTCGTCTAGGAATGACCATCCTTCCCTCTCAGCCTTCTCAGGCATCTACCTCTCCTCAGacttcctctgttccttcctctccAGGCTCATCAATGAAATTTAGCCACAAAACACAAGGGAAGTGTAAAGGCATCCAGGCTCCACATGGAGACTGGAATCAGAGAGCAGATCACCCTCCAGCCTAGGCTCTCATCACCTATGCATATCCTGCCCACCACAGCAGAACTGTAGGGGTGTGGATAGAAAGCTCTGGGCTGGGAGTGAGGGGACCTGGGTGTTCCACTTGATAGGCTGCATGCCCCAGGGCAAGTCCCTGCCACTCACGGGGTCTCGGTTTCCTTGTTTCTTGATGCTAGGGTGCTAGGGGCATTTGCTGTTGAGCACGGAGCTCGATTGAGTGAGCAACCATCAACTGCCATCTCCAGCATCAGACTGAGGAGCTTGGGTGCCTGGGCCCAAGGAGGTTCAACCCACCAACTCTGACCTCCCAGTTAGGCCCTGCTTACCACAATGCCCTCCCATTTCCCAACCATCCCCACCACTCCACGTTCTCCTTTCAAGGACCGGGCTACCTGCTGCCACGCAGGGCTGTAGCAGGAAGATGGAGCCAGAAGACTCCTGGGTAGAGTCTCTCAGAATCAGCAGAGCCTCGGCTGCTTCCAGCTTCCGCTGCCACTCTGAGGCAGAAACCAAGTCCTGGTCAGAGGCTTCAGGAGCCTGCCAGGGAAAGGGTGTGAGAGGATGGGAAGCGAAAACCCACGCCTCCCCACCTCATGTGGCAAGTGCCCCTTCAGTCCCGGGTTCTGCTcaaggccccacccccaccccaaggccaTCTGCTCTTCCCATTCACTAAGCTTGGCCCCTGCCAGGGTTGTGGACCCCGCTATTTTCCCAGAATCTGTGGCTGCAGTAGGACAGGGCCAAGGATGGCACAGGGCTGGAGGACCAGGGTTGAGCATCTAGAAACAAGAAGAGAGGCCAGAGGATTAAACCCTCTGGCAGGCAGACATATACTACCAGTAGAGAGAGACAGGGCCAGGACTTTGCAATATCTGGATGTGGGAGTCTGAATGCCTGCTGGCTATTAGTCGTTGTGGCTCGCACAAGTCCTTTCCCCTGTTTggtctgttttccttccctttctatgtCCTTCTTCTGTATCTCTCCTGGAACACTAATTCCTGCCAGCATTTCCAAAACTCCCAGGGCCACAGTGACGATTATGGGAAATCACAGGTGTCTGTGTTTTAATGTGCAAGGCACCTGGAGGGATGTGATCGCTGTCCCTTGTGCAGGGACTGGTTCTCACCTCCATATTCCCCAATCCCCATGGAACTTGAAGGACCAGCTTGGCTCATCTAATGGGCAGGAAGCTTTCTCTAATGACCTCTGGACTCCCCACCCCGGGCCTTGTGACCCTCACCATCGTGGCCCTCCTTTCAGCAGGACCTTCTATCCCATCAATGTGTTTCATGTGGAATAATAGCCTCCATTAGTTGAAGTCCTGCTATGGTGGCACGCCTTGGCTTAGTCCTCTTGTCAGTGCTATAGGTGTAGGATATTGTCCCTATCAGTACACCGCTAGGGAAACGGAGGCTGGGAAGTGTAATGTCACTTGTCATAAGCCTCACGAATAGGCAATGGCAAGGCTGGGAGAGCCCTGCCCGTGCCCGCTAGTCCGATATGCTGCCATCTCCacacgcccctcctcctccccctgccacttCTTgtcctgctcctctcctccccctccttctcctcctcattgGCTGCCTCCtccactccttccttctctctcccacaaCATCAAGCACAAAGGCTGGGCACACAATAACATAATATACAACTAGCTCCATGTCCCTTCTCACTTTACTCACAGGCTGCGCAGGGCAGGGATCCTGTGGGTCTTCCTCGAAACAGAAATTGTTAGTTGCATCCTCAAGGCTGCTGGAGTCCAAGATGGAGACAAAGGTTTTGGGGCCTGACCAGTCAGCAGAGCTCCTTGGGTGCTTGCCTGCAGGAGCAGAGAGCACAGGGTGGAGTCAGGCACCAGGCCGGCCACGGAGAGGACATATGTATGGGTATGTTCTGGGATGAGGATAGGAGCCCAGAATGTCAGGGCTGAGAAGACCTGGAAGACCAGCCAGTTCCCACTCTTTATTTTCCACCTGAggaaccgaggcccagagagcagAAATGgtattttcccaaggtcacacggcaAGCTGCAGTAGGGTTAGGGAGGGAACCCCTGTCTTCAGGACACAGAGAAGAGTCTGGGCAGTGGGTGAGATGGGAACCTCCCCCACAGGCCCCAGACTCTCCTTACCTCCCCGGGGGCTGCACAGCGGTGGGCCTCAAGCTGGGACATGAGGTTCTCCTTCCCAGCTGTGGGAAGCTGGGGACACTTTAGGTGAGCCTTTccccctgaccccaccccactCTTCCTCACCCCCAGTCTGAGGTCTCATCTCATTTAGATGGACCATTTagaccaccccaccccccattctcTCCTTCGCACCCACACTTGGTAACTAATATTGATGAAGTTTTATAGGTGGGACAGCTAAAGGACCGAGGAGTAACTTGCCAAGGCGACATCAAAATTGGGTAGTAGGACTGGTGACAGAACTGCTCAATGATCCCTAACCCCAAACTCAGATGTTCTCCCTGGCCAGAGACACTCACTGATGACTCCTGCTTGAATGGTCAACTTTGTGACATGGCCGTGAGCTTTGGGAAGGGAGGCCCCACTCCTTGTCAGTCCTTGAGCCAGATGCCTCTTTAGGTGTGCCCCCTGCTCCTTGTTCAAGGCACTCTCAGCAGGCAAGACACTGCGGTGCTCCCTAAAGTGGGGAATTGCAGGCCTACAGTCAGTCACATTTAGAGGAGGCCCAcgcacccaccccccccccacacacacacacaccctttgtcAGACACCATACTCACGAGAAAAAGGCACACTTGTGACAATCGCAGGCCTGGAAGGGGCAGAAGTGCTCCTGGTCCTTGATTTGCTCAGTGAAGCCGTGGTTGTAGCAGTGGACACAGCGACTTACAGCTCTTTTGGGGCCAAGTTCAATCCCCCATGGGGCTCCGGTCTCAAGACCAGTGGGGGAGTCTGAGGGGCAGCAGGGCACAGCAGGCGTCTCATTGGGATCCATGGTTCTAGGGCCAGGAGCGGAGGTCAGGATGGCTACATGATCCCCTTACCCTCAACGTACTTCCTCTGCCCTTTGAAAACCCCACCTGAGGTGCCTGGCTTTCTCCTTCACCCAGCTCACCGCTGAAATCAGATCCCATCCACCCTTCTTGCTCACAGAGCCTCCTTCCCAGGAAGCCCCACTCACACACAGTCTCATTCCAAGAAACTCTTGGCATGGTTCCTGTAAACTTTCAATCCAATCATTATTCTCGTTGCTTTCCTTCACTCTACATAGACCCCATGTTCAGGCATACTCATGCACTCTTGTGCCCCCTTCAACAATTACTGCCCTCCCCTTCCCGTGTATCATCCTGTACTCAGCCATACTGCACTATTTTTCCTGGTCTCCACCTCCGCAATTGTCTTCCTGACCTCCTGCATTCATTCACTCCCTACTCATGATTCTAGCCCTAGCCCCCctagcccccctcccccctgaaTTCTATTATTAGTCTCATGTATGTCCTACATTCAACTTTCCTCTCACACCTCATTCGGACTCTCTTCTTGCACCCTACCgtaatcttaattattttctcacaCACACCCCCTTTAAGCTGACACCCCCTTTGCGCACCACGAAATTATATTATGATGCTGGATCCCAAGCCCctctttcaataattatttttattcatccctTCCAGTATTTAGTGACCAGATCCTCGTTGAGCCCCCTATCCAATGCCAGACCCTGATCTAGTCAACAGCCAACTCCTCACTGCACTAATTGCTTTCTTCCGCCAACACACCCTCTTTGCTTTCATGCAAACCCACGTATTCCCTGAACAACCTCTCAGCAATCTTTCacactcctctttcctcttcacaCTTCAATGGTCCACCTCCTGGTCCCTCACACATGGGGTGCACCACCGCATCTCAGGCAGCCCAATCATTCGCTGCCACTACCACATCAGAATCAAAGGCAGGGACATGAGCTCCACCTCAGGTTCCAGAGGCCAGGGGTCAGGGGGCTGAGGCAAGGGTTTCCTCCCACAGGCATTTGGTGGTTGTTGGTTGGtgaggggggcggcggggagtgGGGCAGAGTGCGAGGTATATCAGGAGCTGGCGGAGGTACCCCACTGAGGTGGAGGAGAAGAGACACAGTTGGTCATcccaagcaggagggagggaggaatagaGGAAAGGACGGAGGGGTGAAAGAAGGTGTGTGGAGAACGAGGGTCGAAGGGTCGAGGGTCCGATTCCTAATGCCAGCTGAGGTAATGTTACCTCAGCTTCCCATAGATCAGAATCCAACAGCAGGGACaagaggtgggaaggaggacCCAGCtgtctctcgctctcactctctctctctctctctctctttcccgcCCTTCCCACAAAGGCCAATGAGCTTCCAGCGCTGCCTTCCACCTCCCAAGCTGAGGCCAGCGACCAATGAGCTTTGAGTTCCATCGAAGCTCATCCAACAAAGTCCCGCCCCCTCTCCTCTTGCCTTGGTGTGGCGGCTTTACCAAACCAGACTCTAACTCGTGAAGTGAAGTGAAACTTTGTGCTTCCCAGACACAGGCTGGCAGGCTTTTCTCTCTTTGGATGTGAAATATTACATGTGCGTGCATATTTAACTCATGTCCTTGGTATTCTGTAACTTACCTTTACAAAATTCACcgtgtgtttttaagattcatccatactCCCCTGTCAGGGATTGTCAATGGGCGGCGGGGTCCCGGGTGGTGTGGGGGGATTCTGTACCCCCAGGGTACATTTGGCGGTGCCTGAGTCATTTTGTTCCATCTTTGCGTGTCTCCGTGTCTGAGCTCCCTCTTCTGTTCCACAGATAAATTTGTCTATAACTGTGCCAGTACTACACCATCTTAGTTTTTACCTCTTGATATGACATCCTGATCTATGGTTGGGCAAGTCCCCACATCTTATTCGTAATCTTCAAGCATATCTTCCTTATTCTTCCCTTCCAGTATA
The nucleotide sequence above comes from Canis lupus dingo isolate Sandy chromosome X, ASM325472v2, whole genome shotgun sequence. Encoded proteins:
- the LOC112671850 gene encoding doublesex- and mab-3-related transcription factor C2-like; the encoded protein is MDPNETPAVPCCPSDSPTGLETGAPWGIELGPKRAVSRCVHCYNHGFTEQIKDQEHFCPFQACDCHKCAFFSEHRSVLPAESALNKEQGAHLKRHLAQGLTRSGASLPKAHGHVTKLTIQAGVISKHPRSSADWSGPKTFVSILDSSSLEDATNNFCFEEDPQDPCPAQPAPEASDQDLVSASEWQRKLEAAEALLILRDSTQESSGSIFLLQPCVAAAPAGDTGLQPPSPSLRPRPATTISLPIGHLGCISLLS